In Halarcobacter bivalviorum, a genomic segment contains:
- a CDS encoding nitrous oxide-stimulated promoter family protein: protein MTKEKFDSEVKTLKKFFEFYCDNKHEKKNLYIKDVSYKGHTFVYELNLCEECIKDINYSIERLQNCIHEEKPRCRKCKTPCYDKMMWKRVAKVMKYSGIHLKINSIKKSLFS from the coding sequence ATGACAAAAGAAAAATTTGATTCAGAAGTTAAAACTTTAAAAAAGTTTTTTGAATTTTATTGCGATAATAAACATGAGAAAAAAAATTTATATATAAAAGATGTCTCTTACAAGGGGCATACTTTTGTATATGAATTGAATCTTTGTGAAGAGTGTATAAAAGATATAAATTATAGTATTGAAAGATTACAAAACTGTATTCATGAAGAAAAACCTAGATGTCGAAAATGTAAAACACCATGTTATGATAAAATGATGTGGAAAAGAGTTGCAAAAGTGATGAAATATAGTGGTATTCACTTAAAAATAAACTCTATTAAAAAATCTCTATTTTCATGA
- a CDS encoding Crp/Fnr family transcriptional regulator, with product MSKLKDFYLFSGLSAKDLELLDSISFEKKYIKDELIFYKGDEPKYLLFLLTGCVKIYRHDFKDNEVTIHNIKGPSFIAELANYEKISYPANCRSEMDSTIVYIDYEKFEKYFLEKNEFLLIFIKSLTKKIKALEMFISSNMIEDIDAKIAKFIYDNKDEISNLKQIKIAELLNIRQETLSRKLAKLKKDGVLHDKKGKIELKSEKKLKELF from the coding sequence ATGAGTAAGTTAAAAGATTTCTATTTATTTAGTGGCTTAAGTGCTAAAGATTTAGAGTTATTAGATAGTATAAGTTTTGAAAAAAAATATATAAAAGATGAGTTGATATTTTATAAAGGTGATGAACCTAAATATTTGTTGTTTTTACTAACTGGTTGTGTAAAAATTTATAGACATGACTTTAAAGATAATGAGGTAACCATTCATAATATAAAGGGACCATCTTTTATTGCAGAATTAGCAAATTATGAGAAGATTTCATACCCAGCAAATTGTAGAAGTGAAATGGATTCGACTATTGTTTATATTGATTACGAAAAGTTTGAAAAATATTTTTTAGAAAAAAATGAGTTTTTATTAATTTTTATTAAATCTTTAACAAAGAAGATAAAAGCTTTAGAGATGTTCATTAGTTCAAATATGATTGAAGATATAGATGCAAAAATAGCTAAATTTATTTATGATAATAAAGATGAAATTAGTAATTTAAAACAGATAAAAATAGCTGAACTTTTGAATATTAGACAAGAGACTCTTTCAAGAAAACTAGCAAAATTAAAAAAAGATGGAGTTTTACATGATAAAAAAGGTAAGATAGAATTAAAAAGTGAGAAAAAACTAAAAGAGCTTTTTTAA
- a CDS encoding bacteriohemerythrin, producing the protein MLINKNDLPLVAEDFMNDVHFEDVEIINNLYEKLLTYINDSTKENKNIFIDNYQEWYDHTVAHFKGEEEKMLELNFPPYMMHKSEHERCLEQMRLILEHFIKNEDSQILRNYFESDLVNWLINHIHTMDTVTAMFFKTGQSPCHAH; encoded by the coding sequence ATGTTAATCAATAAAAATGATTTACCCCTTGTTGCTGAAGATTTTATGAACGATGTTCATTTTGAAGATGTTGAAATTATTAATAATTTATATGAAAAACTATTAACTTATATAAATGACTCAACAAAAGAAAATAAAAATATATTTATAGATAATTATCAAGAGTGGTATGACCATACCGTTGCACATTTTAAAGGAGAAGAAGAGAAAATGCTTGAATTAAATTTTCCTCCTTATATGATGCATAAAAGTGAGCATGAAAGATGTTTAGAGCAAATGAGATTAATTCTTGAACATTTTATAAAAAATGAAGACTCACAGATATTAAGAAACTATTTTGAAAGTGATTTAGTTAATTGGCTAATAAATCATATTCACACTATGGATACTGTTACAGCAATGTTTTTTAAAACAGGACAAAGTCCTTGCCACGCACACTAA